The Seriola aureovittata isolate HTS-2021-v1 ecotype China chromosome 3, ASM2101889v1, whole genome shotgun sequence genome includes a region encoding these proteins:
- the wdr83 gene encoding WD repeat domain-containing protein 83, with the protein MAFPQPRPQAPQLPQHLLRTIDCQQGAVRAVRFNADGNYLLSCGSDKSLKLWSVSRGTLLKTYSGHGYEVLDADGSFDNSQLCTCSSDKTVILWDVATGQVTRKLRGHAGKVNCVQFNEEATVILSGSIDGTVRCWDTRSRRFEPIQVLDEARDGISSLKVVQHELLTGSVDGRVRRYDLRMGQLHVDFISSPITCVCFSQDSQCTLSSSLDSTVRLLDKSTGEMLGEYTGHKMKGYKLDCCLSSKDTHVLSCSEDGHVYCWDLVEGSLSLKLPVGKAVVQSLSFHPTETCLLTAMEGRVQVWGAEPEETEEDAMAT; encoded by the exons ATGGCATTTCCTCAGCCCAGACCTCAGGCTCCTCAGCTTCCTCAGCATCTGCTCAGGACCATAGACTGTCAGCAAGGAGCTGTCAGGGCAGTTCGCTTTAACG CTGATGGGAACTACCTGCTGTCCTGTGGCAGTGACAAATCCCTAAAGCTGTGGAGTGTGAGCAGAGGGACCCTGCTGAAGACATACAGTGGCCATGGATATGAAGTTCTGGATGCTGATGG TTCCTTTGACAACAGCCAGCTTTgcacctgcagctctgacaaGACAGTGATCCTGTGGGACGTCGCCACAGGCCAGGTCACACGCAAACTCAGAGGTCATGCTGGG AAAGTCAACTGTGTCCAGTTCAATGAGGAGGCAACTGTTATCTTGTCTG GGTCCATAGATGGGACCGTCAGGTGCTGGGACACCAGATCCAGAAGATTCGAGCCCATCCAGGTTCTAGACGAGGCTCGGGACGGCATCAGCAGCCTGAAGGTGGTACAACATGAGCTGCTTACAGG ATCTGTGGACGGCAGAGTGAGGCGCTATGACCTGCGGATGGGACAGCTGCATGTGGACTTCATCAGCA gtcccatcacctgtgtgtgtttcagtcaagACAGTCAGTGCACTCTGAGCTCCAGTTTGGATTCAACAGTCCGACTCCTGGATAAGAGCACAGGGGAGATGCTAGGAGA GTATACAGGACATAAGATGAAGGGCTACAAGCTGGACTGCTGTCTGTCCAGTAAAGACACGCATGTCctgagctgctcagaggacggaCACGTCTACTGCTGGGACCTGGTGGAG GGGTCTTTGTCCTTGAAGCTGCCAGTGGGAAAAGCTGTTGTCCAGTCGCTGTCCTTCCACCCGACAGAGACCTGCCTCCTCACTGCCATGGAGGGGCGTGTCCAGGTGTGGGGGGCGGAgccagaggagacagaggaggacgcGATGGCCACATAG